The Ornithinimicrobium faecis genome includes a window with the following:
- a CDS encoding ketopantoate reductase family protein, which produces MARVIIVGMGAMGSVYAALMQDAGHEVHGVCKWPDHVEAIQRDGLRVHGFSGDRTVRLASVSTTTDGLAVADLVIIATKALDAEAAAESARHLIGPTTVVQGIQNGLGSPERIAAVLGSERLAVGVVGGFGASCPEPGTVHHNGMEMIRFGSYAELPAEDLERGAQVWRSAGFTVRTFEDVDQMVWEKFIMNVTFSGATTLTGLTIGGVMKHEPAWQVARGCAQEAIAVARAKGITLDVGDPIEHIRSLGSKIPRARPSMLLDAMAQRPGEVDAINGAVVTEGRKHGVPTPVNDTVSNLIRARELTYPG; this is translated from the coding sequence ATGGCGCGAGTCATCATCGTCGGGATGGGCGCAATGGGATCGGTCTATGCCGCCCTCATGCAGGACGCTGGCCACGAGGTGCACGGTGTGTGCAAGTGGCCCGACCATGTCGAGGCGATCCAGCGTGACGGGCTCCGCGTCCACGGGTTCAGCGGTGACCGGACCGTGCGGCTCGCGTCGGTGTCCACCACCACCGACGGGCTCGCCGTCGCCGATCTGGTGATCATCGCGACCAAGGCGCTGGATGCGGAGGCCGCGGCCGAGTCGGCTCGGCACCTCATCGGTCCGACAACGGTCGTCCAGGGCATCCAGAACGGTCTGGGGTCACCGGAGCGGATCGCGGCCGTCCTGGGCAGCGAGCGCCTGGCGGTGGGTGTGGTGGGCGGCTTCGGTGCCTCGTGCCCGGAGCCGGGGACGGTGCACCACAACGGCATGGAGATGATCCGATTCGGATCGTATGCCGAGTTGCCGGCTGAGGATCTCGAGCGCGGCGCGCAGGTGTGGCGGTCTGCGGGCTTCACGGTCCGGACCTTTGAGGACGTCGACCAGATGGTGTGGGAGAAGTTCATTATGAACGTGACCTTCTCTGGCGCAACGACACTGACTGGCCTGACGATCGGCGGGGTCATGAAGCATGAGCCCGCCTGGCAGGTGGCACGTGGGTGTGCTCAGGAGGCGATCGCCGTCGCCCGAGCCAAGGGCATCACCCTCGATGTCGGCGACCCCATCGAGCACATCCGCTCCCTCGGCTCCAAGATCCCCAGGGCGCGCCCGTCGATGCTCCTGGATGCGATGGCCCAGCGTCCCGGCGAGGTGGACGCGATCAATGGGGCTGTGGTGACCGAGGGGCGCAAGCACGGAGTCCCGACCCCGGTCAATGACACGGTGTCGAACCTGATCCGTGCCCGCGAGCTGACCTACCCCGGCTGA
- a CDS encoding ATP-grasp domain-containing protein, protein MSHVAFLLGKAPKVSTIFPEVFDRLAGAGVDTSVHLPHDETIDHDVVASADLVVQRGLNAAAMESVADLHVAGAALINSYAGVLGLVDRVAMLRALEGLPVPATTVVDSWPEVAAAAGERRCVVKSAGGPGRGQSIVVGTADELRIDRGLEPPFLVQDYVMAGEFDHKLYLVGDQVRGLLKPSPLAVGHTTEGAVFTPDTSLVTLARAVRERLDLDFLGVDVLVSEHGPVVVDVNDFPGYRGVDDAAELVAAHLLERLERAA, encoded by the coding sequence ATGTCGCACGTGGCATTCCTGCTGGGCAAGGCGCCCAAGGTCTCGACGATCTTTCCCGAGGTCTTCGACCGACTGGCCGGTGCCGGCGTGGACACCTCGGTGCACCTGCCCCACGACGAGACGATCGATCATGACGTCGTGGCCTCGGCGGACCTGGTGGTGCAGCGTGGGCTCAACGCGGCGGCGATGGAGTCGGTCGCCGACCTGCACGTTGCCGGTGCGGCACTGATCAACTCGTATGCCGGGGTGCTGGGTCTGGTGGACCGGGTCGCCATGCTCCGGGCGCTGGAGGGGCTCCCGGTCCCGGCCACCACGGTGGTGGACTCCTGGCCCGAGGTCGCCGCGGCAGCGGGGGAGCGGCGCTGCGTCGTGAAGTCGGCTGGTGGCCCGGGGCGAGGCCAGTCCATCGTGGTCGGCACGGCGGACGAGTTGCGGATCGATCGTGGTCTCGAGCCACCCTTCCTCGTCCAGGACTACGTGATGGCCGGCGAGTTCGACCACAAGCTCTATCTGGTCGGTGATCAGGTCCGGGGCCTGCTCAAGCCCTCACCGCTGGCCGTGGGGCACACCACGGAGGGCGCGGTCTTCACCCCGGACACGTCGCTGGTCACCCTCGCCAGGGCGGTGCGCGAGCGACTCGACCTGGACTTCCTCGGGGTCGACGTGCTGGTCTCCGAGCACGGTCCGGTGGTCGTCGACGTCAACGACTTCCCGGGCTATCGCGGCGTCGACGATGCGGCCGAGTTGGTGGCGGCACACCTGCTCGAGCGGCTGGAGCGTGCGGCCTGA
- a CDS encoding carbon-nitrogen hydrolase family protein: MSRVAVVQAGSVPFDTAATVTKVVAQIEEAAAGGAELVVFPEAYLGTYPKGLTFGSPVGTRTEAGRDEYLRYARAAVTLDGPELAQIAETASAAGVFVVLGLIERAGATLYCTVAMIDAELGLVGHHRKLMPTAAERLIWGQGDGSTLPVVDSPAGRVGAVICWENYMPLLRTTMYAQGIDIYCAPTVDDRDAWQHTMAHIALEGRCFVLASCQFIRLSDYPDDYASAIDPANDQLIRGGSVIIDPLGHVLAGPLYGEEGILYAEVDLGQRTRSHLDLDVVGHYARPDVFGLHVDDRPKRPVTFASSTEARD, from the coding sequence ATGAGCCGCGTGGCGGTCGTTCAGGCCGGCTCAGTGCCCTTCGACACCGCGGCGACCGTCACCAAGGTTGTCGCGCAGATCGAGGAAGCCGCCGCCGGTGGCGCGGAGCTGGTCGTCTTCCCCGAGGCCTATCTGGGGACCTATCCCAAGGGGTTGACCTTTGGCAGCCCGGTCGGGACCCGGACCGAGGCTGGGCGCGATGAGTATCTGCGCTATGCCCGCGCAGCGGTCACCCTCGATGGCCCCGAGCTCGCGCAGATCGCCGAGACCGCTTCTGCGGCAGGCGTCTTCGTCGTCCTTGGCCTGATCGAGCGGGCTGGCGCGACGCTGTATTGCACGGTCGCGATGATCGACGCGGAGCTGGGACTGGTCGGACATCACCGCAAGCTCATGCCGACCGCTGCCGAGCGCCTCATCTGGGGCCAGGGCGACGGCTCGACCCTCCCGGTGGTCGACTCCCCCGCCGGCCGCGTCGGAGCCGTCATCTGCTGGGAGAACTACATGCCGCTGCTGCGCACGACCATGTATGCCCAGGGCATCGACATCTACTGTGCCCCAACGGTCGACGACCGAGACGCGTGGCAGCACACGATGGCGCACATCGCCCTCGAGGGGCGCTGCTTCGTGCTGGCCTCCTGCCAGTTCATCCGCCTCTCGGACTATCCGGACGACTATGCCTCGGCGATCGACCCTGCCAACGACCAACTGATCCGCGGAGGCAGCGTGATCATCGACCCGCTCGGCCACGTGCTGGCCGGCCCGCTGTATGGCGAGGAAGGGATCCTGTATGCCGAGGTGGACCTGGGCCAGCGCACCCGCTCCCACCTCGATCTCGATGTCGTCGGCCACTATGCCCGTCCCGACGTGTTTGGACTCCACGTCGATGACCGTCCGAAGCGGCCCGTCACGTTTGCGTCGAGCACCGAGGCCAGGGACTAA
- a CDS encoding MarR family winged helix-turn-helix transcriptional regulator produces the protein MTHTTQTGLDPDAALALEEQVCFALSVAARNVVAIYKPILEPLGLTHPQYLVMLAMWQHEPVSVRELSTLLHLDPATLSPLLKRLEANGLLRRERNADDERALAVTLTDQGRALRSRALGVPPAVMSRLDMELADLITLRESLHRVITATRVAPVEAQDSQA, from the coding sequence ATGACGCACACGACACAAACAGGCCTGGATCCGGACGCCGCCCTCGCCCTCGAGGAACAGGTCTGCTTCGCCCTCTCGGTCGCCGCCCGCAACGTCGTGGCGATCTACAAGCCGATCCTGGAGCCGCTCGGTCTGACGCACCCGCAGTATCTGGTGATGCTGGCTATGTGGCAGCACGAGCCCGTCTCTGTGCGAGAGCTCAGCACGCTGCTGCACCTGGACCCGGCGACGCTCTCCCCGCTGCTCAAGCGACTTGAGGCCAACGGGCTCCTGCGACGCGAGCGCAACGCCGACGACGAGCGAGCCCTGGCGGTGACCCTCACAGACCAGGGGCGGGCCCTGCGGTCGCGGGCGCTGGGCGTGCCACCGGCCGTGATGTCGAGGCTCGACATGGAGCTCGCAGACCTGATCACCTTGCGCGAGAGCCTGCACCGGGTGATCACCGCGACCCGGGTTGCCCCGGTCGAGGCGCAGGACTCTCAGGCATGA
- a CDS encoding ArsC/Spx/MgsR family protein, with protein sequence MADVMLLHNPRCSTSRAALEQVEAVGIDADVVRYLTTPLNADQLHDLIRKLEDPATDLVRRDATFAALALTDDDVATADQVVAVLTEHPKLMQRPVLVRGDRAIIGRPKDRVPAFLAD encoded by the coding sequence ATGGCTGACGTGATGCTCCTGCACAATCCTCGCTGTTCGACCTCGCGCGCTGCCCTCGAGCAGGTCGAAGCGGTTGGCATCGACGCTGACGTGGTCCGTTATCTGACCACGCCGCTGAACGCGGACCAGCTCCACGACCTCATCCGCAAGCTGGAGGACCCGGCCACCGACCTGGTGCGGCGGGACGCGACCTTTGCCGCCCTCGCTCTCACCGACGACGATGTCGCCACCGCAGATCAGGTGGTGGCCGTGTTGACCGAGCACCCCAAACTGATGCAACGACCGGTGCTGGTCAGGGGCGACCGGGCGATCATCGGCCGCCCCAAGGATCGGGTGCCCGCCTTTCTGGCCGACTGA
- a CDS encoding HAD family hydrolase, with protein MSHAEESVHAEIRRRAAAAVAVVFDLDGVVREFGPATTQTVAAEVGLEPQEFLALAFAEDLLEPVITGRRTFAAWCGLIRDELVARGAAAATAEGAVRSWVADRGTPVAETVALMAELQASGTAVFVFTNGTDNIPAELRQIGLGHLVDVVLNSAVLGFRKPHPEAYAAAHAALEAHLRRSIDRPDVLFTDDRISNVEGAARFGWQAVHFDAGVATDV; from the coding sequence ATGAGCCACGCCGAAGAGTCCGTGCACGCCGAGATCCGTCGTCGCGCCGCGGCGGCAGTTGCCGTTGTCTTCGACCTTGACGGGGTGGTCCGTGAGTTCGGTCCGGCCACGACTCAGACGGTCGCGGCCGAGGTGGGACTGGAGCCCCAGGAGTTCCTGGCCCTGGCCTTCGCCGAGGACCTGCTGGAGCCCGTGATCACCGGGCGGCGGACCTTTGCTGCCTGGTGCGGCCTGATCCGTGACGAGCTTGTGGCCCGCGGGGCTGCAGCCGCGACGGCGGAGGGGGCCGTGCGGAGCTGGGTCGCCGACCGTGGCACACCGGTCGCGGAGACGGTCGCCCTGATGGCTGAGCTCCAGGCCAGCGGCACGGCGGTGTTCGTCTTCACCAACGGCACCGACAACATCCCTGCTGAGCTGCGCCAGATCGGCCTCGGACACCTGGTTGACGTGGTGCTGAACAGCGCCGTCCTGGGCTTTCGGAAGCCCCACCCCGAGGCGTATGCCGCGGCGCACGCCGCCCTGGAAGCTCACCTGAGGCGGTCCATCGACCGCCCCGACGTGCTGTTCACTGACGACCGGATCAGTAACGTCGAGGGTGCTGCCCGCTTCGGCTGGCAGGCGGTGCACTTCGATGCCGGTGTCGCCACGGACGTCTGA
- a CDS encoding ABC transporter ATP-binding protein, whose protein sequence is MSSFRFPIATPREVRSSLREVLQDQRRPLVLAALVLSAASAAGLITPTALGRVVDLVDRSGTLTELWPLVLLMAVGTVVAAILLAYGTVLTVRVVETALARLRERLVDRLLRLPASVVEDAGAGDAISRATDDVAEVSTAINEVLPTVASAAFMIAATFVGLGALDWRFALALLLIFPIQVFAVRSYLARAPEIYARERAAMADRAEVVLSSLRGLATVRALRLEPQQRARTALHSWSVVTWSMRERIINNIFWGRLNLAEFIGMSALLCVGFWLVREGQGTVGMTTAAVLLFHRLFGPIGQLLLVVDVWQSASASLRRISGVLQVPAQTGDLSQTREPSWSPDPSRSPDPSRSPDPSQTRDAWQTSAAAPVRRPDGHLALRDVSFSFEAAMRPTIEDVTLQIEPGRTLAVVGVSGAGKSTLAGVVAGLRAPHGGQVLLDGQDLSGLDPELRSQVIGLITQETHVFAGTLRDNLTLAREDAEDDRIWEALDRVGAGDWVRDLPEGLDQIVGLAGIELTPLQGQHLALARIDLLDPVVALLDEATAEAGSAGAAILDAASDAVIRGRTALVIAHRLDQAARADAVALVSEGRIVEHGSHEQLLANGGAYAQLWRAWSLGRPDQEQ, encoded by the coding sequence GTGAGCAGCTTCCGGTTCCCGATCGCCACACCGCGCGAGGTCCGATCGTCCCTGCGTGAGGTGCTGCAGGACCAGCGGCGGCCACTCGTCCTGGCGGCCCTCGTGCTGTCCGCGGCCTCCGCCGCCGGCCTGATCACACCCACCGCGCTGGGCAGAGTCGTCGACCTCGTGGACCGGTCCGGCACCCTGACCGAGCTCTGGCCATTGGTGCTCCTGATGGCGGTCGGCACCGTGGTGGCCGCGATCCTGTTGGCCTATGGCACTGTCCTGACTGTCCGCGTGGTGGAGACGGCCCTGGCTCGGCTGCGCGAGCGTCTGGTGGACCGGCTCCTGCGCCTGCCTGCCTCGGTCGTGGAGGATGCGGGCGCGGGCGATGCCATCTCGCGGGCGACCGATGATGTCGCCGAGGTCTCGACGGCGATCAACGAGGTGCTGCCGACGGTGGCCTCAGCTGCCTTCATGATCGCTGCCACCTTCGTGGGGCTCGGTGCCCTGGACTGGCGCTTTGCCCTGGCCCTGCTGCTGATCTTCCCGATCCAGGTCTTCGCCGTGCGGTCCTACCTGGCGCGGGCGCCCGAGATCTACGCGCGAGAGCGCGCGGCCATGGCCGATCGCGCCGAGGTGGTGCTCTCGTCCCTTCGCGGCCTGGCCACGGTGCGGGCACTCCGGCTCGAACCTCAGCAGCGAGCCCGAACAGCCCTGCACTCGTGGTCCGTGGTGACCTGGTCGATGCGTGAGCGCATCATCAACAACATCTTCTGGGGTCGCCTCAACCTGGCCGAGTTCATCGGCATGTCGGCCCTGCTGTGCGTGGGGTTCTGGCTGGTGCGCGAGGGGCAGGGGACGGTGGGCATGACGACGGCTGCCGTGCTCCTGTTCCACCGGCTCTTCGGTCCCATCGGGCAACTGCTCCTCGTGGTCGACGTGTGGCAGTCAGCCTCCGCCTCCCTGCGCCGCATCAGCGGAGTGCTGCAGGTGCCCGCGCAGACGGGGGACTTGTCGCAGACCCGGGAGCCGTCGTGGAGCCCGGACCCGTCGCGGAGCCCGGACCCGTCGCGGAGCCCGGACCCGTCGCAAACCCGGGACGCGTGGCAGACGAGCGCTGCAGCGCCAGTTCGCCGGCCCGACGGGCATCTCGCCCTGCGCGACGTCTCCTTCTCGTTTGAGGCGGCGATGCGACCAACGATCGAGGACGTCACTCTGCAGATCGAGCCCGGCCGCACCCTGGCGGTGGTCGGGGTCTCCGGCGCGGGCAAGTCAACCCTGGCCGGGGTGGTGGCGGGTCTGCGGGCACCGCACGGTGGCCAGGTCCTGCTGGACGGTCAGGACCTGTCCGGGCTCGATCCCGAACTCCGGTCCCAAGTGATCGGCCTGATCACCCAGGAGACCCACGTGTTCGCCGGGACCCTGCGCGACAATCTCACCCTGGCACGGGAGGATGCCGAGGACGACCGGATCTGGGAGGCACTCGATCGAGTGGGCGCAGGTGACTGGGTGCGTGACCTGCCCGAGGGCCTGGATCAGATCGTCGGCCTGGCAGGGATCGAGCTGACGCCCCTGCAGGGGCAGCACCTGGCCCTCGCTCGCATCGACCTGCTCGATCCGGTCGTTGCCCTGCTCGATGAGGCGACGGCAGAGGCGGGGAGCGCCGGGGCCGCGATCCTGGACGCGGCCTCCGACGCCGTCATCCGGGGACGAACTGCTCTCGTGATCGCCCACCGCCTGGACCAGGCTGCGCGGGCGGATGCCGTGGCCCTCGTCTCAGAAGGACGGATCGTCGAGCACGGCAGCCACGAACAGTTGCTCGCGAACGGTGGCGCGTATGCCCAGTTGTGGCGGGCCTGGAGCCTGGGACGGCCCGACCAGGAGCAGTGA
- a CDS encoding ABC transporter transmembrane domain-containing protein — translation MRLPVWFEAPATPPAIRSVRVDADTTARGLTIRTILASPRHVVPASILTSLHQAGEALVPFIVGRAVDEAVAAADGPALLRWILLLGLTFLGLSMSFRFGSRIGWLGMHSVQHDLRMMVTDRLISPHGTSGRRRSVGADLSVSTADTTILSRSIGLGVYGPSRITAITVCAVILLTVSWPLGVGVLVGSLVVLLLGDLLGGVLRSRVAAQQAAVADAAGSAADLMQGLRIIKGLGAQTVTSGRYRLLSQQSRERAVLTAGAQQRSMAGLSVLGGLFVVGVGGAAGWMALDDQISVGQLITVVMISQFVMEPIAALAQMISFYWNPGVAAAGRVLDVLRTEHAVRDTPAAGPVPDGGAPWGLRLTAPWLPGGVLRVEPGESVVITPDPTVATGLVPLLERTREPGPDEIVELLDGRGSPVLVTDLTVDALRETVLVAPHEPHLFAGSLLGNVLLQEVGEADLEAAVTQTRPALTAASCDDVVATLPDGLASPVGEAGSRLSGGQRQRVGLARVLHAAPQVLVLLDPTTGVDSVTEQRVAAAVTQLRRGRTTVVVTASPAWISHADRVVSPTAGGQR, via the coding sequence GTGAGACTCCCCGTCTGGTTCGAGGCGCCGGCCACGCCGCCTGCTATCCGCTCGGTCCGGGTGGACGCCGACACCACGGCACGCGGCCTCACGATCCGGACCATTCTGGCCTCACCCCGGCACGTCGTGCCGGCCTCAATCCTCACCAGCCTGCACCAAGCCGGTGAGGCCCTGGTCCCCTTCATCGTCGGGCGGGCCGTTGACGAGGCGGTCGCTGCCGCGGACGGACCCGCGCTGCTGCGCTGGATCCTGTTGCTCGGGCTGACCTTCCTCGGACTCTCGATGTCCTTTCGGTTCGGATCACGCATCGGCTGGCTGGGCATGCATTCGGTGCAGCACGACCTGCGGATGATGGTGACCGATCGGCTGATCTCCCCCCACGGCACGTCTGGTCGGCGTCGCTCCGTCGGGGCGGACCTATCCGTGTCGACGGCCGACACCACGATCCTGTCCCGGAGCATCGGGCTCGGTGTCTACGGTCCCTCCCGGATCACCGCCATCACGGTGTGCGCCGTCATCCTGCTGACGGTCTCGTGGCCGCTCGGGGTCGGTGTCCTGGTCGGCAGCCTGGTGGTGCTCCTCCTCGGTGACCTGCTCGGTGGGGTCCTGCGCAGTCGGGTCGCGGCCCAGCAGGCCGCCGTGGCCGACGCGGCCGGGAGCGCGGCCGACCTGATGCAGGGGCTGCGCATCATCAAGGGCCTCGGGGCCCAGACCGTCACCTCGGGTCGTTATCGCCTGCTCTCGCAGCAGTCTCGGGAGCGGGCGGTCCTGACTGCAGGGGCACAGCAGCGCTCGATGGCAGGGCTCTCGGTGCTCGGTGGTCTGTTCGTGGTCGGTGTCGGCGGCGCGGCCGGCTGGATGGCACTCGACGATCAGATCTCCGTCGGTCAGCTCATCACGGTGGTGATGATCAGCCAGTTCGTGATGGAGCCGATCGCCGCCCTCGCCCAGATGATCAGCTTCTACTGGAACCCCGGCGTGGCGGCGGCTGGCCGGGTGCTGGACGTCCTGCGCACCGAGCACGCTGTCCGAGACACCCCGGCAGCCGGGCCTGTGCCTGATGGCGGCGCCCCCTGGGGACTGCGTCTCACCGCTCCCTGGTTGCCGGGAGGCGTGCTGCGGGTCGAGCCCGGTGAGAGCGTCGTGATCACCCCTGATCCAACGGTCGCGACTGGCCTGGTCCCCCTCCTCGAACGCACCCGTGAGCCCGGCCCGGACGAGATCGTCGAGCTGCTGGATGGTCGCGGCAGCCCAGTGCTCGTCACCGACCTCACCGTTGACGCCCTGCGCGAGACGGTCCTGGTGGCACCCCACGAACCGCACCTGTTCGCCGGGTCACTGCTGGGCAACGTGCTCCTGCAGGAGGTGGGCGAGGCGGACCTGGAAGCGGCGGTGACACAGACCCGTCCGGCGCTGACCGCTGCCTCCTGCGACGACGTCGTCGCCACCCTTCCGGACGGCCTGGCGTCTCCGGTGGGCGAGGCCGGCTCCCGACTGTCCGGTGGGCAGCGGCAACGTGTCGGACTCGCCCGGGTGTTGCACGCCGCGCCGCAGGTCCTGGTCCTGCTCGACCCCACCACTGGCGTGGACTCGGTGACCGAGCAGCGCGTCGCTGCTGCCGTCACGCAGCTGCGCCGGGGGCGCACCACCGTGGTCGTCACGGCCTCCCCCGCGTGGATCTCCCACGCCGACCGGGTCGTGTCTCCGACCGCAGGGGGGCAGCGGTGA
- a CDS encoding AI-2E family transporter produces MRQRRRGQQTEVDAPAEPTGPHTTTVIFDRSNIWRIAWTVVTVFVIVRLLLFVHRDGGGVLGTIIMAWAASLALEPAVSRLTRHMKRGWATLIVLVALMAAGAAFLYLFGGMLAEQITMFVQGIPGYVNSLNELLSEYVDTDGLLDKIGEPLDLGAVASSVAGGVFSFVASLVGSLFSVFTFAFFVYYLTADGPRLRTWLARLFPPAQQRVFATVWDLAITKTGGYVAARLTLAVCSATATAIFLLIIDMPYWLPLGIWTGVVAQFVPTVGTYIAIAVPVFIGLVGENPWQGVFVLVFATLYQQVENLILDPRISSKAVEVHPAIAFGSVMLGVALFGVAGAFVAVPAAALGVALLEIYTRKYDLLADVRADVEAEETTGDRPG; encoded by the coding sequence GTGCGACAGCGGCGGAGGGGACAGCAGACCGAGGTGGACGCGCCGGCAGAGCCGACCGGTCCGCATACGACCACCGTCATCTTCGACCGGAGCAACATCTGGCGCATCGCCTGGACGGTCGTCACGGTCTTCGTGATCGTGCGTCTCCTGCTCTTTGTCCACCGCGACGGTGGGGGCGTGCTCGGCACGATCATCATGGCCTGGGCCGCCAGCCTGGCCCTCGAGCCCGCCGTGAGTCGCCTCACCCGGCACATGAAGCGCGGCTGGGCCACGCTCATCGTCCTGGTCGCCCTGATGGCGGCCGGTGCCGCCTTCCTCTATCTGTTCGGTGGCATGCTCGCTGAACAGATCACGATGTTCGTCCAGGGGATCCCCGGCTATGTCAACAGCCTCAACGAGCTGTTGTCGGAGTATGTCGACACCGACGGGCTGCTGGACAAGATCGGTGAGCCGCTGGACCTGGGAGCCGTGGCCTCCAGCGTCGCGGGCGGCGTGTTCAGCTTCGTCGCGAGCCTGGTCGGCAGCCTGTTCTCGGTCTTCACCTTCGCCTTCTTCGTCTACTACCTGACCGCAGACGGCCCCCGTCTGCGCACCTGGCTGGCCCGGCTCTTCCCTCCGGCCCAGCAGAGGGTCTTCGCGACCGTGTGGGACCTCGCGATCACCAAGACCGGCGGTTATGTCGCTGCGCGCCTGACTCTCGCCGTCTGCTCGGCGACGGCCACCGCGATCTTCCTGCTCATCATCGACATGCCCTACTGGTTGCCGCTGGGCATCTGGACCGGGGTCGTGGCCCAGTTCGTCCCGACCGTCGGCACCTACATCGCGATCGCGGTCCCGGTGTTCATCGGCCTGGTCGGCGAGAACCCGTGGCAGGGCGTGTTCGTGCTGGTCTTCGCCACGCTCTATCAGCAGGTTGAGAACCTGATCCTGGATCCCCGGATCAGCTCGAAGGCCGTGGAGGTGCACCCCGCCATCGCCTTCGGATCGGTCATGCTGGGGGTGGCCCTGTTCGGCGTGGCCGGCGCCTTCGTGGCCGTGCCGGCGGCAGCGCTGGGGGTGGCTCTCCTGGAGATCTACACCCGAAAGTACGACCTGCTGGCGGACGTCCGGGCCGACGTCGAGGCGGAGGAGACGACTGGTGACCGGCCGGGCTGA
- a CDS encoding Nramp family divalent metal transporter, with protein sequence MSTDDFGRKTGHSERVDDDEGAVPRWKIVGPGLVVAATGVGAADMVATLAAGSRYGYGLLWAVILGVILKIILVEGAGRYTLATGYTIFEGWRTLGRWTTWYFGPYIIIWGFVYGASAMSSTALPLAALFPAVPLTVWAIIMGLAGFVMVWFNRYAVFEKITAALVGIMFVTIVTLAIIAVPNFPDMIKGLVPMIPEGGLIYTLALAGGVGGTITLAAYGYWLREKGWYTPKWMRVMRIDNTMAYVLTGIFVLSMLVVGAEVVQAAGVSISAGDEGLLDLREVLNERYGDFIGTMFLVGFWAAAFSSIIGVWNGVSLMFADFWGNMRGVGSDHPDTRVGGKYFKFYILWLTFPPMILLFLGRPIGLVLAYGVLGSLFMPFLALTLLGLLNGRRIPKEWANRLHTNIALGITALLFLALGINQLWSALQDVIG encoded by the coding sequence ATGAGCACCGACGACTTCGGACGCAAGACCGGCCACAGCGAGCGGGTGGACGACGACGAGGGGGCTGTGCCCCGCTGGAAGATCGTCGGTCCGGGCCTGGTGGTCGCCGCCACCGGCGTTGGGGCCGCCGACATGGTGGCCACGCTCGCGGCGGGTTCCCGGTATGGCTACGGCCTGCTCTGGGCGGTCATTCTGGGCGTCATCCTCAAGATCATCCTGGTGGAGGGCGCGGGCCGTTACACGCTGGCCACCGGCTACACGATCTTTGAGGGCTGGCGCACCCTGGGCCGCTGGACCACGTGGTACTTCGGGCCCTACATCATCATCTGGGGCTTCGTCTACGGCGCCTCGGCGATGAGCTCGACCGCGCTCCCGCTCGCAGCACTCTTCCCGGCCGTCCCCCTCACCGTCTGGGCGATCATCATGGGCCTGGCCGGGTTCGTGATGGTGTGGTTCAACCGCTATGCGGTCTTCGAGAAGATCACCGCAGCCCTGGTCGGGATCATGTTCGTGACCATCGTGACGCTCGCGATCATCGCCGTCCCGAACTTCCCGGACATGATCAAGGGCCTGGTGCCGATGATCCCCGAGGGTGGCCTGATCTACACGCTCGCCCTGGCCGGCGGTGTCGGAGGCACGATCACCCTGGCGGCCTACGGATACTGGTTGCGGGAGAAGGGCTGGTACACCCCCAAGTGGATGCGGGTCATGCGCATCGACAACACCATGGCCTATGTCCTCACCGGCATCTTCGTGCTCTCGATGCTCGTCGTCGGCGCCGAGGTCGTGCAGGCCGCCGGCGTCTCGATCAGTGCCGGCGACGAGGGGCTGCTCGACCTGCGCGAGGTGCTCAACGAGCGCTATGGCGACTTCATCGGCACGATGTTCCTCGTCGGTTTCTGGGCCGCAGCCTTCTCCTCGATCATCGGCGTCTGGAACGGCGTGTCCCTGATGTTCGCCGACTTCTGGGGCAACATGCGCGGCGTCGGCTCCGACCACCCGGACACCCGGGTCGGGGGCAAGTACTTCAAGTTCTACATCCTGTGGCTGACCTTCCCGCCGATGATCCTGCTGTTCCTGGGGCGTCCGATCGGGCTGGTCCTGGCCTATGGCGTCCTGGGCTCACTGTTCATGCCGTTCCTGGCCCTGACACTGCTCGGACTGCTCAACGGCCGCCGCATCCCCAAGGAGTGGGCCAACCGGTTGCACACCAACATCGCCCTCGGCATCACCGCACTGCTCTTCCTGGCTCTGGGCATCAACCAGCTGTGGAGTGCCCTGCAGGACGTCATCGGCTAG